The DNA region ACCACTCATCGCACCGATCTGGACGCAGGCGCAGGGCGCGCCTCCTTCTCCCGCCCCTTCGCGGGAGAAGGTGCCCGAACGAAGTGAGGGCGGATGAGGGACGGTTGAGCGCTTCACCGACGTCCCTCACCCGGCTCGACCATAGCTGTGAGCGAACGCTCTCAGCGTGCTTCGAGCTATGGTCTCGCCACCCTCTCCCCCTCAAGTGGCGGGAGAGGGAAAGCCGGGGCGTCACGCCCTGAGCTGGCCGCCGATCGGCAGGTCGCGGATGCGCTTGCCGGTCGCCGCGAAGATGGCATTGACGAGGGCCGGCGCGATGGGCGGAACGCCCGGCTCGCCGACCCCGCCGAGCGGCATGTCGAAGCCATGCGGCACGATATGCACCCGCGTCTCGCGCGGCGCCTCATTGATGCGCAGCACGTCGTAATCGTCGAAATTGCCCTGCTGCACTTTGCCGTCCTTGAAGGAGATCTCGCTCTTCAAGGCGAGGGTGAGGCCCATGATGCAGGCGCCTTCGAGCTGCGAGCGGATCCGGTCGGGATTGACGGTCGGGCCGCAATCGACCGCGATATCGACCCGCGGCACCGTGACATTGCCTTGTGCGTCGACCGCCGCCTCGACCACGGCCGCCACATAGGTGACGAAGCTGCGATGCACCGCGATGCCGAGCCCATGGCCTTGCGGCAGCTTGCGCCCCCATTCGCCCTTCTCGGCGGCGAGCTCGACCACCTTGCGCAGGCGCCCGGTATCGACCGGATAGGTCTCGGGATTCTCGCCATAATCCCAGAAATCCTTCACCGCCGCCGGCACATCGACGATACGCGCCGGACCGATGAGATCGAGGATGTAATCCTTCTGGTCCCTGCCGGCGGCGGCCGCGAGCTCGCCCGCGAAGGCCTGGATGGCGAAGGCATGCGAGATGTTCGAGACCGAGCGGAACCAGCCGATCCTGGTATGGGCCTGCGCCTCGCCGTTCTCGATGCGCAGATTGGCGATGTCGAAGGGCATGTCGACGAGGCCCTGGCCGCGCTCCCAGTTCGCCTCATAGCGGGGATCCGGCTCGAAGGTCGACATGATGGTCGGCGCCACGCTGTTATGGCGCCAGGCGATGGTCTTGCCGGCAGCGTCGAGCCCCGCCTCCAGCCGCTCCACCGACACCGTATGGTAGAAGCCGTTATGGATGTCGTCCTCGCGCATCCACACCACTTTCACCGGCGCGCCGCCCATCGCCTTCGAGACGAGGCCCGCCTCCACGACGTAATCGGGCTTCGACTTGCGGCCGAAGCCACCGCCCAGCAAGGTCACGTTGACGGTGACGTTCTCCGGCGCGATGCCGAGCGTCTGCGCCAGGAGATCATGGGCGGCCTGCGGGCTCTGGACGCTGGTCCAGCATTCGCATTTGCCGTCGACGATGCGCACCGTCGCGGAAGGCGGTTCCATCGTGGCATGCGCCAGATGGGGAATGTAATATTGCGCCGTCACGGTCTTGGCGGCTTTCCCCATGGCGGCATCGAGATCGCCGGCCTGGCGGGCGACCTGGCCGGGCTTGCCCGCCGTCTGCTCTAGCGCCGCCCGATAGGCCTTCGACTCGTAGGAAGCGTGCGGACCATCGTCCCAGGTGATCTTCAGCGCCTCGCGCCCCTTGACGGCCGCGAAGGTGTTCGCCGCCACCACCGCCAGGCCGCCCATCGGCAGGAACACCGAAGGCGAAGGCGGAGCCGCGATCTCGACCACCTTCTCGACGCCCGGCACCTTCAAGGCCGCCGAGGCATCGTAGGAGGCGACCTTGCCGCCCATCACGGGCGGGCGGGCGATGACGGCATATTTCATGCCGGGCAAGCGCACATCCTGTCCGTAGATCGCGCGACCCGTGGTGATGGCGAAGCCGTCGACGATGTTGGTCTCGCCCTTGCCGATATAGCGGAACTGCGAGGGATCCTTGAGGCGGAAGCCATCGCTCGGCACCGGCTGCAGGGCGGCGTCGGCCGCGAGCTCGCCATAGCCGAGCGTTTTGCCGGAAGGCTTGTGGACCACCTGGTGATTCTTCGCCTCGACCTCGGCGACTGAAACGCCCCAGCGCTTGGCGGCTGCCCCTTCGAGCATCATGCGGGCCGCGGCGCCGCATTCGCGCATCGGCTGCATGAAATGGCGCGTCGAGCGCGAGCCGTCCGTGTCCTGATTGCCGAACTTCGCCTCGTCGCCCGTCGCCTGCACGACCTTGACGCGCGACCAATCGGCCTCGAGCTCGTCGGCGACGATCAGCGGCATGCCGGTGCGCACCCCCTGGCCCATCTCGGAGCGGTGGCAGACGATGCTGACGGTGCCGTCCGGCGCAATCGAGATGAAGGCCTGCGGTGAGTTGACGGTGCCGTGCGGCATGCCGTCGGCGCCGTATTTCGGCGCATCCTCGGCGCGCCCCGCGCCGGCTCCGGGGAATTGCGCGGCGAGCACCAGGCCCCCGGTGGCGAGCGCGCCCTGCAACAGGCCGCGGCGGCTGATATTCTCGATCACGGCGCTGCGTGCATCATGGTTAATCTGTGTCATGTCACGCTCCCGCGGCTTGCTTGATGGCGGCGCGGATGCGCTGATAAGTGCCGCAACGGCAGATATTGCCGCTCATCATCTCATCGATATCGGCATCGCTCGGCTGCGGCGATTGCCGCAACAGCGCGACCGCCTGCATGATCTGCCCGGCCTGGCAATAGCCGCATTGCGGCACGTTCAGCGCCCGCCAGGCCTTCTGGACCGGATGGTTGCCGGCCGGATCGAGCCCTTCGATCGTCACCACGGATTTGCCGTCGGCATCGCTGATGCTCGTCTGGCAGGCGCGCACCGCATCGCCTTCGAGATGCACGGTGCAGGCGCCGCAGGCCGCGATGCCACAACCGAATTTCGTTCCCGTCAGGCCGAGCTCGTCGCGCAGATACCAGAGGAGCGGCATTGACGGATCGCCGTCGAAGCTGTGGGCCTCGCCATTGATGTGGAGGGTGAACATATTTCAACTCCCGTTGCCGCCAGATGTTGACGATCGGCACATGATGCCGGGCACGGGGGCCATCAATTTATGAGCGTCCTCAGCCGTTTCTGATTTTCTTGAGGGAGATCAGTGACCGAACGGATCTTCGACCTCGACGGTTGGACCCCCTCTTGGACCTCGATGCCGGCAGCGAGGCTATGCCGATGCGGAGCCGCCGTCCATGGTCATGATTTCAAACTTTCGTGTGACCCGCGATGCGGCAGCCGAACTCCCGTCATGATCGGTAAATTGCACCGCGAGCGGCGGGGATTGTCACCCAAGCCTTGACGAAACGTCACAATCCGTCAGTTAATCTTGGCAAGCATTCGTGTTCGACATTCGTGCTGAGCATTTGTGCCATGCATTCTCGAGCCCGGGAGGAGACAGGGTGGTGGGCGACCATCGGATCTTGAGCGTCCGCGACCTTGCGGTGGATTTCGCCGGCGATGCCGGCGTCGTGCACGCCTTGCATGGCGTCAATTTCGATCTCTATCGTGGCCGCACGCTGGCGATCGTCGGCGAATCGGGCTCCGGCAAGTCCGTCACGGTGCAGGCGGCGATGGGGCTCCTGCCGAAGAAGGGCCGAATCACCCGCGGCGAGATCTTGTTTTCCGATCCCGCCCGCCACGGCATCGTCGATATCGCCAAGCTGCCGCGCAACGGCGACAAGATGCGCGATATCCGGGGTGGGCGCATGGCCATGATCTTCCAGGAGCCGATGACCTCGCTCTCGCCCCTGCACACCATCGGCGACCAGATCGGCGAGGCGGCCCGCATCCATCGCGAGGCGGACGGGCAGCTGGCCTGCAAAATGGCCGCCGATCTCCTCGACAAGGTCGGGTTCCAGAACCCGCAGCAGCAGCTGAACGCCTATCCGTTCGAGCTTTCGGGCGGCATGCGTCAGCGGGCCATGATCGCCATGGCGCTGATGTGCCAGCCGGCGATCCTGATCGCCGACGAGCCGACGACGGCGCTCGACGTCACGACGCAAGCCAATATCCTGTCCCTGATGAAGGGGCTGCAGAAGCAGTTCGACATGGGCATCCTGCTCATCACCCATGATCTCGGGGTCGTTGCCAATGTGGCCGACGACGTGGCCGTGATGTATCGCGGCGAGATCGTCGAGCGCGGCGGGGTCGAGGCGATCTTCCGCGATGCACGCCACCCCTATCTGAAGGCGCTGATGCGCTGCGTGCCGCGCGTGGACGGCGCGCCCGAGGACCGCTTGACGCCGCTGCGCGACAGCGTGCCCGCCGAGCCGCGAACGCCGCCGCCGGGGGCTAAGCCCAACGGCACGGCGCCGGTGCTCGAAGTGCAGGATGTGTCGAAGAGCTTCTGGAAGCGCGGCGGACCGTTCGCGGCCGGCTCGCGCATCCCCGCGCTCACCAAGGTGAGCCTCGCGGTGAAGCGCGGCGAAACGCTCGGCATCGTCGGCGAATCGGGCTCGGGCAAGACCACCTTGTCGAAGATCATCATGCGCGCCATGGGCCCCGACGAGGGCCGGGTGCTCTACGACACCGGCTCCGGACCCCGCGACATCGCCTCTTTCGAAGGCGTCGAATTGACCGCCTATCGCCGAGCCGTGCAGTTTGTCTTCCAGGATCCGTTCTCGAGCCTCAATCCGCGCATGACCGTCCACGATATCCTCACCGAGCCCCTGACGGTGCACGGGGTGGGCGACGGCGCCTCGCGCGGCAAGCGCGTCGTCGAGCTGTGCTCGCTGGTCGGCATCGACCGCAGGGCCCTGTCGCGCTACCCCCACTCCTTCTCGGGCGGCCAGCGCCAACGCATCGGCATCGCGCGGGCGCTGGCGCTCGAGCCTTCGGTGCTGCTGTGCGACGAGCCGACCTCGGCGCTCGACGTCTCGGTGCAAGCGCAAATCCTCAATTTGTTGAAGGACCTGCAATCGGAGCTCGGCCTGTCGCTCCTGTTCGTGTCCCACAACCTCGCGGTGATCCACTACCTCGCCAATGATGTCGCCGTGATGTGTCGCGGGCATGTGGTCGAGCAGGGGCCGAGCGCCGTGATGTTCGCCCAACCCCGCCATCCCTACACCAAGGCGCTGCTCGCCGCAGTGCCGAGTGCCGATCTCGATCATCTGCTCGATTTCGACAAGATCGCCGGCGAGGGCGTCACCTTGCCTTCGAGCTGGCCCGAGCCTTTCACCATCCGGCGGGACGGGCCGCGCCCCGATATGGTCGAAACCACGCCGCGCCATTTCGTGCGCATCGCGGGCGGGACAGGCCTGATCGGGCTCGACTCATGAGGGGCGTGCTGCAAAACGGTTTGGTGGGACGCGGGTTGGCGATAGGCGCGATCGCGCTGGCGGTGAGCCTTGCGGTCGGCACGGCCGGAGCGTCCGGCGATGCGGGGCTGCAACCGCGCCTGACCTTGATCGTTGCGGCCTCCGCGCAAATCCCTCCTACGACCTATCAGGACGCGCCGATCCTGGCCCCGCTGGTCGAGAGCGGCAAGCTCCCCGCGGTCGCCGAGCGCCTGCCCAAGACGCCGCTCGTCGTCGACCTCAAGGAGCGCGGTCGCGAGATCGGCCGCTATGGCGGGGATTTGCGCAGCCTCGTCAGCAAGGCCCGCGATCTGAGGCTGATGACGGTCAACACCTATACGCGGCTCGTGGGCTATGACGAGAAGCTCACCCTGCGGCCCGACATCCTGGAGAAAGTGGAGGCGGAGGATGACCGCATCTTCACCTTCACTCTCAGGGAAGGTCACCGCTGGTCGGATGGCGCGCCGTTCACGGCGGAGGATTTCCGCTTCTATTTCGAGGATATCGCCAACAACAAGGAACTCTCGCCGGCGGGCCCGGAAAGCGCCTTCTTCGTCGACGGCCAGCTCGCCCGCTTCGAGGTCCTCGACGAGCGCCATGTGCGCTATAGCTGGGACAAGCCCAATCCCCGCTTCCTGCCGATGCTCGCCCAGCCGCGCCCGGTCTTCATCTGTGCTCCCGCGCATTACCTGAAGGCCTTCCATATCCGCTATGCGCCGAAGGAGAAGCTCGCCGCTCTCGCCGCGGACGCCAAGCTGCGCAGCTGGGCCGCC from Rhizobiales bacterium GAS188 includes:
- a CDS encoding isoquinoline 1-oxidoreductase, beta subunit, giving the protein MTQINHDARSAVIENISRRGLLQGALATGGLVLAAQFPGAGAGRAEDAPKYGADGMPHGTVNSPQAFISIAPDGTVSIVCHRSEMGQGVRTGMPLIVADELEADWSRVKVVQATGDEAKFGNQDTDGSRSTRHFMQPMRECGAAARMMLEGAAAKRWGVSVAEVEAKNHQVVHKPSGKTLGYGELAADAALQPVPSDGFRLKDPSQFRYIGKGETNIVDGFAITTGRAIYGQDVRLPGMKYAVIARPPVMGGKVASYDASAALKVPGVEKVVEIAAPPSPSVFLPMGGLAVVAANTFAAVKGREALKITWDDGPHASYESKAYRAALEQTAGKPGQVARQAGDLDAAMGKAAKTVTAQYYIPHLAHATMEPPSATVRIVDGKCECWTSVQSPQAAHDLLAQTLGIAPENVTVNVTLLGGGFGRKSKPDYVVEAGLVSKAMGGAPVKVVWMREDDIHNGFYHTVSVERLEAGLDAAGKTIAWRHNSVAPTIMSTFEPDPRYEANWERGQGLVDMPFDIANLRIENGEAQAHTRIGWFRSVSNISHAFAIQAFAGELAAAAGRDQKDYILDLIGPARIVDVPAAVKDFWDYGENPETYPVDTGRLRKVVELAAEKGEWGRKLPQGHGLGIAVHRSFVTYVAAVVEAAVDAQGNVTVPRVDIAVDCGPTVNPDRIRSQLEGACIMGLTLALKSEISFKDGKVQQGNFDDYDVLRINEAPRETRVHIVPHGFDMPLGGVGEPGVPPIAPALVNAIFAATGKRIRDLPIGGQLRA
- a CDS encoding isoquinoline 1-oxidoreductase, alpha subunit, with protein sequence MFTLHINGEAHSFDGDPSMPLLWYLRDELGLTGTKFGCGIAACGACTVHLEGDAVRACQTSISDADGKSVVTIEGLDPAGNHPVQKAWRALNVPQCGYCQAGQIMQAVALLRQSPQPSDADIDEMMSGNICRCGTYQRIRAAIKQAAGA
- a CDS encoding peptide/nickel transport system ATP-binding protein — encoded protein: MVGDHRILSVRDLAVDFAGDAGVVHALHGVNFDLYRGRTLAIVGESGSGKSVTVQAAMGLLPKKGRITRGEILFSDPARHGIVDIAKLPRNGDKMRDIRGGRMAMIFQEPMTSLSPLHTIGDQIGEAARIHREADGQLACKMAADLLDKVGFQNPQQQLNAYPFELSGGMRQRAMIAMALMCQPAILIADEPTTALDVTTQANILSLMKGLQKQFDMGILLITHDLGVVANVADDVAVMYRGEIVERGGVEAIFRDARHPYLKALMRCVPRVDGAPEDRLTPLRDSVPAEPRTPPPGAKPNGTAPVLEVQDVSKSFWKRGGPFAAGSRIPALTKVSLAVKRGETLGIVGESGSGKTTLSKIIMRAMGPDEGRVLYDTGSGPRDIASFEGVELTAYRRAVQFVFQDPFSSLNPRMTVHDILTEPLTVHGVGDGASRGKRVVELCSLVGIDRRALSRYPHSFSGGQRQRIGIARALALEPSVLLCDEPTSALDVSVQAQILNLLKDLQSELGLSLLFVSHNLAVIHYLANDVAVMCRGHVVEQGPSAVMFAQPRHPYTKALLAAVPSADLDHLLDFDKIAGEGVTLPSSWPEPFTIRRDGPRPDMVETTPRHFVRIAGGTGLIGLDS